A single region of the Thermoplasmata archaeon genome encodes:
- a CDS encoding peptidylprolyl isomerase, whose protein sequence is AGPNTGGSQFFINVADNLRLDDKHPAFGRVVSGMEVADAISKAPRNRQDRPLQDVVIRKASLV, encoded by the coding sequence GCGGGTCCCAATACGGGCGGCAGCCAGTTCTTCATCAACGTGGCGGACAACCTGCGCCTGGACGACAAGCACCCCGCGTTCGGCCGCGTCGTGTCGGGCATGGAGGTCGCGGACGCAATCAGCAAGGCGCCGCGGAACCGGCAAGACCGACCCCTCCAGGACGTCGTGATCCGGAAGGCGTCGTTGGTCTAG